One window from the genome of Candidatus Palauibacter polyketidifaciens encodes:
- the pstC gene encoding phosphate ABC transporter permease subunit PstC, which yields MRKSEPGSVSRHTRVGERLIGALLFGSEALSILATVGIVVVLLTESLGFFAEVSPVEFLAGTRWSPDLVPRSFGILPLVNGTLLVAAGAALIALPTGLATAIYLSEFASLRTKRTVKPALEILAGIPTVVYGYFAVTLVTPVLRTLFPGVGVFNAASAAIVVGIMILPMVSSLSEDALSAVPGSLREAAYGVGATRFEVATRIVVPAGLPGIAASFILAISRAIAETIVVTLAAGATPGMTLDLLQSVQTMTAYIVQVSLGDAPSGSIEYRTLFAVGLLLFLITLVLNLLSQRMTTRFRESFR from the coding sequence ATGCGGAAATCCGAGCCCGGATCGGTTAGCCGTCACACCAGGGTCGGCGAGCGCCTGATCGGGGCGCTCCTCTTCGGCTCCGAAGCGCTCTCGATCCTGGCGACGGTCGGGATCGTCGTCGTGCTGCTCACCGAATCGCTGGGTTTCTTCGCCGAGGTATCCCCCGTCGAGTTCCTCGCGGGGACGCGATGGTCTCCGGACCTCGTGCCGCGGTCGTTCGGCATCCTCCCGCTCGTCAACGGAACCCTTCTCGTCGCGGCCGGCGCAGCGCTGATCGCGCTTCCGACCGGGCTCGCGACGGCCATCTACCTGAGCGAGTTCGCGTCGCTCCGGACGAAGCGGACCGTGAAGCCGGCGCTCGAGATTCTCGCGGGGATCCCGACGGTCGTCTACGGATATTTCGCCGTGACCCTCGTCACGCCGGTCCTCCGAACGCTCTTTCCGGGGGTCGGGGTCTTCAACGCCGCGAGCGCCGCCATCGTCGTGGGTATCATGATCCTTCCGATGGTGTCGTCCCTTTCCGAGGACGCGCTGAGCGCGGTCCCCGGGTCCCTGCGCGAGGCCGCGTACGGCGTCGGGGCCACCCGGTTCGAGGTGGCGACCCGGATCGTGGTGCCGGCGGGTCTGCCCGGCATCGCCGCCAGCTTCATCCTCGCGATCTCGCGCGCCATCGCCGAAACGATCGTCGTGACGCTGGCCGCCGGCGCGACGCCGGGGATGACGCTGGACCTCCTCCAGAGCGTTCAGACGATGACGGCCTACATCGTGCAGGTGAGCCTGGGCGACGCGCCCTCCGGGTCGATCGAGTACCGGACGCTGTTCGCCGTCGGCCTCCTTCTATTCCTCATCACGCTGGTCCTCAACCTGCTGAGCCAGCGCATGACGACCCGTTTCCGGGAGAGCTTCCGGTGA
- the pstA gene encoding phosphate ABC transporter permease PstA, which produces MSPRAPRGGRFDPRLEARRRAGVRFMWLCRLAVAFGVASLVVLLVSLAADGLPALSFEFLTSYPSRFPERAGIRSAILGSAWMLALVAVMSFPLGVGAALYLEEYAPTNRFTTLLKMNIANLASVPSIVYGILGLAVFVRFLALERSLLAGAATLSLLVLPIVNIAAREAIRAVPDSLREAAYALGATRWQAIRHHVLPAAMPGILSGTILGLSRAGGETAPLLIIGALTFIAFDPLSPMDPFTALPIQIFNWTTDPRGEFHALAAGAIVVLLGVLLMMNAAAILIRNRFER; this is translated from the coding sequence GTGAGCCCCCGGGCGCCCCGCGGTGGCCGGTTCGACCCGCGCCTCGAGGCCCGCCGCCGGGCCGGGGTCCGGTTCATGTGGCTCTGCCGCCTCGCGGTGGCCTTCGGGGTCGCGTCCCTCGTCGTCCTCCTCGTGAGCCTCGCGGCGGACGGACTCCCGGCGCTCTCCTTCGAGTTCCTGACCAGCTACCCGTCCCGCTTCCCGGAGCGGGCCGGCATCCGCTCCGCGATCCTCGGGAGCGCGTGGATGCTCGCGCTCGTCGCCGTGATGTCCTTCCCGCTCGGCGTCGGCGCTGCGCTGTACCTCGAGGAGTACGCCCCGACGAACCGCTTCACGACTCTCCTGAAGATGAACATCGCGAACCTCGCCAGCGTGCCCTCCATCGTGTACGGCATCCTCGGACTCGCCGTGTTCGTCCGCTTCCTGGCGCTCGAACGGAGCCTGCTCGCGGGAGCGGCGACGCTGTCGCTGCTCGTGCTGCCGATCGTGAACATCGCCGCCCGGGAGGCGATCCGCGCCGTTCCGGACTCGCTGCGGGAAGCCGCCTACGCGCTCGGCGCCACGCGCTGGCAGGCCATCCGCCACCACGTGCTCCCCGCGGCCATGCCCGGCATCCTCTCCGGCACCATCCTCGGTCTCTCGCGGGCGGGGGGAGAGACCGCCCCGCTGCTCATCATCGGGGCGCTGACGTTCATCGCCTTCGACCCGCTCTCGCCCATGGATCCCTTCACGGCCCTGCCGATCCAGATCTTCAACTGGACCACGGATCCGCGCGGGGAGTTCCATGCGCTGGCGGCAGGGGCCATTGTGGTACTGCTGGGCGTGCTGCTCATGATGAACGCGGCCGCGATTCTGATTCGTAACCGATTCGAGAGGTGA
- the pstB gene encoding phosphate ABC transporter ATP-binding protein PstB, which translates to MAPEAVLETVGLGVRYGETRVIEDISLTIPKRRVVAFIGPSGCGKSTLLRCFNRMNDLVPTARVTGQVLFRGRDLYAPGVEPADVRRAIGMVFQKPNPFPKSIFENIAFGLRINGFQDDIGDRVEASLRAAALWDEVSHRLDADALGLSAGQQQRLCIARALAVEPEVLLMDEPASALDPIATGRMEDLIGELRGGYTIVIVTHNMQQAARISDDTAFLYMGELVEYKETQRLFTNPEDERTEAYITGRRG; encoded by the coding sequence GTGGCTCCGGAAGCGGTCCTCGAGACCGTCGGGCTCGGCGTTCGCTACGGCGAGACGCGGGTGATCGAGGACATCTCGCTCACGATTCCGAAACGGCGGGTAGTCGCCTTCATCGGGCCCTCGGGCTGCGGCAAGAGCACGCTCCTGCGCTGCTTCAACCGGATGAACGACCTCGTGCCGACGGCCCGCGTCACCGGCCAGGTCCTCTTCCGCGGCCGGGACCTCTATGCACCCGGTGTCGAGCCGGCCGACGTCCGGCGCGCCATCGGGATGGTGTTCCAGAAGCCGAACCCGTTCCCGAAGTCGATATTCGAGAACATCGCGTTCGGCCTGCGGATCAACGGGTTCCAGGATGACATCGGCGACCGGGTGGAGGCATCGCTCCGCGCGGCCGCGCTCTGGGACGAGGTGAGCCACCGTCTCGACGCGGACGCCCTCGGGCTCTCGGCCGGACAGCAGCAGCGGCTCTGCATCGCGAGGGCGCTGGCCGTGGAACCGGAGGTTCTTCTCATGGACGAACCGGCGAGCGCGCTCGACCCGATCGCGACCGGCCGCATGGAGGACCTCATCGGAGAACTGCGCGGAGGCTACACGATCGTGATCGTGACCCATAACATGCAGCAGGCCGCGCGCATCAGCGACGACACGGCCTTCCTCTACATGGGCGAACTCGTCGAGTACAAGGAGACGCAGCGCTTGTTCACCAATCCCGAGGACGAGCGAACCGAGGCCTACATCACGGGCCGGCGGGGCTGA
- the phoU gene encoding phosphate signaling complex protein PhoU, which produces MSFRQFDDRVSDVTRTLHQMAHDIEELVRRAMALVGQPAVDAEPIRAADDAIDRAEVEVEESTVEILALHHPVASDLRVLVTVLKINNDLERIGDHAVNIAEAAERLAKAEKKVPVPPELDEMSRMARAMLRDALDAFVHRNANAARSVIARDDRLDQLQDSLSRVMITHMPEYNLSGCLQVILIGRNLERIGDLATNIGEDVVYMVQGITIRHQEGSPDPA; this is translated from the coding sequence ATGTCCTTCAGGCAATTCGACGACCGGGTCAGCGACGTCACGCGGACGCTGCACCAGATGGCGCACGATATCGAGGAGTTGGTGCGGCGCGCGATGGCGCTCGTGGGCCAGCCCGCGGTGGATGCGGAACCGATCCGGGCGGCGGACGACGCCATCGACCGGGCCGAAGTGGAGGTCGAGGAATCCACGGTGGAGATCCTCGCGCTCCATCACCCGGTGGCGAGCGACCTGCGCGTGCTCGTCACCGTCCTCAAGATCAACAACGACCTCGAGCGGATCGGCGACCATGCGGTCAACATCGCCGAAGCGGCGGAACGGCTGGCGAAGGCCGAGAAGAAGGTGCCGGTCCCGCCCGAACTCGACGAGATGAGCCGCATGGCCAGGGCGATGCTGCGCGATGCGCTCGACGCGTTCGTCCACCGGAACGCGAACGCCGCACGCTCCGTGATCGCGCGGGACGACCGGCTGGATCAGCTCCAGGACTCGCTGAGCCGGGTGATGATCACCCATATGCCGGAATACAACCTCTCCGGGTGCCTGCAGGTCATCCTCATCGGCCGCAACCTCGAGCGGATCGGCGACCTCGCGACGAACATCGGGGAAGACGTCGTCTACATGGTCCAGGGAATCACGATCCGGCACCAGGAGGGCTCGCCGGACCCCGCTTAG
- the ppk1 gene encoding polyphosphate kinase 1: MSSESNEISRRPWVHHGSRRPGGSPGGVSPTAASRSAAVNPAPTREAPPPAETAPPPAETAPAPERETDSAPRPPGPEFGHRVNGVPVLPRAVAPNPVPDGAKPSDPSLYFNAELSWLDFNWRVLYQAMDERTPLLERLRFLAITENNLDEFVMKQVGGLKRVLGAGVVKPSLDGLGPAEQLDLVREGVRTMRTRLAEVWEDDLRPRLAAELDIAVRDFEDLNDEEREQVRRVFADRIYPVLTPLAVDPGHPFPFLSNMSLSLALMLEHPERRTRHFARVKIPTALRWVELPESGHVVPVEQVVRHFAGELFRGMKIESASLFRVTRNADVARDEEVADDLLQMISEEIRERRFARVVRLEVEPGMPDDVRQFLVRQLKLDEEDLYEIPGLLEMSGFWQIAAEGPWEHRHEPWEAMIPPRLIREGETEDRPDIFTVIRAGDLMVHHPYESFTATVQQFIEEAAADPAVVAIKQTLYRTAEHSRIIAALVRAAEAGKAVAVLVEVTARFDEADNMEWASVLEEAGVNVTYGLVGLKTHAKVALVVREEGDEIRTYCHIGTGNYNSETAQIYADIGILTARPEIGRDAVNLFHYLTGYAPDQQYEELVVAPRDLRRALTARIEREISHVEAGRQGRMIMKLNGLDDPKMIRALYAASAAGVKVDLIVRGQCRLRPGIPGFSENIRVRSIVGRFLEHDRIFWWGNDGDPEVWIGSADWRRRNLDDRVEVLLPVRDKRIRKRLRKTLRFALRDNQRAWELRPTGEYVLCEPEPGERPIDYQSRMLKAVRKRRRKVDDHWSASH; the protein is encoded by the coding sequence ATGTCATCGGAGTCGAACGAGATTTCGCGCCGCCCGTGGGTCCACCACGGGAGCCGCCGTCCGGGCGGGAGTCCGGGCGGAGTTTCTCCGACGGCGGCGTCCCGCTCCGCGGCCGTGAACCCCGCCCCGACGCGCGAGGCGCCGCCTCCGGCCGAGACCGCGCCGCCGCCCGCCGAGACCGCGCCGGCTCCGGAGCGCGAGACCGACTCCGCTCCCCGTCCGCCGGGTCCGGAGTTCGGCCACCGCGTGAATGGCGTCCCGGTCCTCCCGAGGGCCGTAGCGCCAAACCCCGTTCCCGACGGCGCGAAGCCGAGCGACCCGTCGCTCTACTTCAACGCGGAACTCAGCTGGCTGGATTTCAACTGGCGCGTGCTCTACCAGGCCATGGACGAGCGGACCCCGCTGCTGGAGCGGCTCCGTTTCCTCGCCATCACGGAGAACAACCTCGACGAATTCGTGATGAAGCAGGTCGGCGGCCTCAAGCGCGTGCTCGGCGCGGGCGTCGTGAAGCCATCGCTGGACGGCCTGGGGCCCGCCGAACAACTCGACCTCGTGCGGGAGGGCGTCCGCACCATGCGTACCCGGCTGGCCGAGGTGTGGGAGGACGACCTCCGGCCGCGCCTCGCGGCGGAACTCGACATCGCCGTGCGCGACTTCGAGGACCTGAACGACGAGGAACGCGAGCAGGTGCGTCGCGTGTTCGCGGATAGAATTTACCCGGTCCTAACGCCCCTGGCCGTCGATCCTGGACACCCGTTCCCCTTCCTCTCCAACATGAGCCTCTCGCTCGCCCTGATGCTCGAGCACCCGGAACGCCGGACCCGCCACTTCGCCCGGGTGAAGATCCCCACCGCGCTGCGCTGGGTCGAACTCCCGGAGAGCGGGCACGTGGTCCCCGTCGAGCAGGTCGTGCGGCACTTCGCGGGCGAACTCTTCCGCGGGATGAAGATCGAGAGCGCTTCCCTCTTCCGCGTCACCCGCAACGCGGACGTGGCCCGGGACGAAGAGGTGGCGGACGACCTCCTGCAGATGATCTCGGAGGAGATCCGCGAGCGGCGCTTTGCGCGCGTCGTTCGTCTGGAGGTGGAGCCGGGCATGCCCGACGACGTGCGACAGTTCCTCGTTCGCCAACTCAAGCTGGATGAGGAAGACCTGTACGAGATCCCGGGACTGCTCGAGATGTCGGGCTTCTGGCAGATCGCCGCCGAGGGCCCCTGGGAGCACCGCCACGAACCCTGGGAGGCGATGATCCCGCCCCGCCTGATCCGCGAAGGCGAGACGGAGGACCGTCCCGACATCTTCACGGTGATCCGGGCGGGCGACCTCATGGTGCACCACCCGTACGAGTCCTTCACCGCGACGGTGCAGCAGTTCATCGAAGAGGCCGCCGCGGACCCCGCGGTCGTGGCCATCAAGCAGACACTCTACCGGACGGCGGAGCACTCGCGGATCATCGCTGCGCTGGTGCGGGCGGCCGAGGCGGGCAAGGCGGTCGCCGTGCTCGTGGAGGTCACGGCCCGCTTCGACGAGGCCGACAACATGGAGTGGGCTTCCGTGCTGGAGGAGGCCGGTGTCAACGTCACGTACGGGCTCGTCGGGCTGAAGACGCACGCGAAGGTCGCGCTCGTCGTCCGCGAGGAAGGGGACGAGATCCGCACCTACTGCCACATCGGCACCGGCAACTACAACTCCGAGACGGCACAGATCTACGCGGACATCGGGATCCTCACGGCGCGTCCGGAGATCGGGCGCGATGCGGTGAACCTGTTCCACTACCTGACCGGATACGCCCCCGACCAGCAGTACGAGGAACTCGTCGTCGCCCCCCGCGACCTGCGACGGGCCCTCACCGCCCGGATCGAGCGCGAGATCTCGCATGTCGAGGCCGGCCGGCAGGGCCGCATGATCATGAAGCTGAACGGTCTCGACGATCCGAAGATGATCCGCGCCCTCTACGCGGCGTCCGCCGCCGGGGTGAAGGTCGACCTCATCGTCCGCGGCCAGTGCCGGCTCCGCCCCGGGATCCCCGGCTTCAGCGAGAACATTCGCGTGCGGAGCATCGTCGGACGGTTCCTGGAGCACGACCGGATCTTCTGGTGGGGAAACGACGGGGATCCCGAGGTGTGGATCGGGAGCGCGGACTGGCGCCGCCGAAACCTCGACGACCGCGTCGAAGTGCTGCTGCCCGTCCGCGACAAGCGGATCCGGAAGCGCCTTCGCAAGACGCTGCGCTTCGCCCTTCGCGACAATCAGCGAGCCTGGGAACTGCGGCCGACCGGAGAGTACGTGCTGTGCGAGCCGGAGCCGGGCGAGCGCCCCATCGACTACCAGAGCCGGATGTTGAAGGCGGTCCGGAAACGCCGCCGCAAGGTGGACGACCACTGGAGCGCCTCGCACTGA
- a CDS encoding Ppx/GppA phosphatase family protein: MRHTTPPLPRETADSREPLPFPLRVAAIDVGSNAFRFIAAEFSDPNRYIELASERVPVRLGHSAFLTGELSPSAIDRTVEGFRRFREEIDRLGIEHVRAVATSAVRESRNGADLVRRVEEEAGIRLDLISGTDEARFVWMSAKQRIDFGDLKWMLVDLGGGSVEVSLADRSGIMWSESHRMGSVRLLEELKGADDAPAHFANLLAEYAATLRIPHASKHWTPVQLIATGGNIEELARLAGHRAPRGTRRIARAELAMAIEEFSHLSYSQRIGRLGLREDRADVILPAAIVYDRVAELAGAEQILVPGVGVKEGVLFDLVDELTSGAGFGRLERIVHEGALTLGRRYLFDEDHGRHVASLAVSLFDQLADVHGLEPRDRRILLAGAMLHDIGQHISYAKHHKHSLYLIHHSEIPGIAPNELPLVALVARYHRRAEPRRGHYLYRDLTSPDRRRVERLAALLRIADSLDREHLQRVHSVEARVHEHRLELRLERRGRLLLEQWALRKKGKLFARIFGLEPYVTFDLSSD, from the coding sequence ATGCGGCATACGACGCCACCCCTGCCACGCGAGACCGCCGACAGTCGGGAACCGCTCCCGTTCCCGCTGCGCGTCGCCGCCATCGATGTGGGGTCGAACGCGTTCCGCTTCATCGCGGCCGAGTTCAGCGACCCGAACCGTTACATCGAACTCGCGTCGGAGCGGGTTCCGGTCCGGCTGGGACATTCGGCCTTCCTCACCGGCGAACTGTCGCCTTCCGCCATCGACCGGACCGTCGAGGGGTTCCGGCGCTTCCGGGAGGAGATCGACCGCCTGGGCATCGAGCATGTGCGCGCCGTGGCCACGAGCGCGGTTCGGGAGAGCCGCAACGGCGCGGATCTCGTCCGCCGCGTCGAGGAGGAGGCGGGGATCCGGCTCGACCTCATCTCCGGCACGGATGAGGCGCGGTTCGTGTGGATGTCCGCGAAGCAGCGGATCGACTTCGGCGATTTGAAGTGGATGCTCGTGGATCTCGGCGGCGGGAGCGTGGAAGTCTCGCTGGCGGACCGGTCCGGGATCATGTGGAGCGAGTCGCACCGGATGGGATCGGTTCGGCTGCTCGAGGAACTCAAGGGGGCGGACGACGCCCCCGCGCACTTCGCGAATCTGCTCGCGGAGTACGCGGCCACCCTCCGCATTCCGCACGCGAGCAAGCACTGGACGCCGGTCCAGCTCATCGCCACCGGCGGCAATATCGAGGAACTCGCCCGCCTCGCGGGCCACCGCGCACCCCGCGGGACGCGCCGCATCGCGCGGGCGGAACTCGCCATGGCGATCGAGGAGTTCTCCCACCTCTCCTACAGCCAGCGCATCGGACGGCTGGGTCTGCGGGAGGATCGGGCCGATGTGATTCTCCCCGCCGCGATCGTGTACGACCGCGTCGCCGAACTCGCGGGAGCCGAGCAGATTCTCGTCCCCGGGGTCGGGGTGAAGGAGGGAGTGCTCTTCGACCTCGTCGATGAGCTGACGAGCGGGGCCGGTTTCGGGCGGCTGGAGCGGATCGTCCACGAGGGGGCGCTCACGCTCGGGCGCAGGTACCTCTTCGACGAGGATCACGGAAGACACGTCGCGTCGCTGGCCGTCTCCCTGTTCGATCAGCTCGCCGACGTCCACGGCCTCGAACCGCGCGACCGGCGGATCCTGCTCGCCGGAGCGATGCTGCACGACATCGGGCAGCACATCTCCTACGCGAAACACCACAAGCACTCGCTCTACCTGATCCATCACAGCGAGATACCGGGGATCGCGCCGAACGAACTCCCTCTCGTCGCCCTCGTCGCGCGCTACCACCGGCGCGCCGAACCGCGCCGCGGCCACTACCTCTACCGCGATCTGACCTCTCCGGATCGCCGGCGGGTGGAGAGGCTCGCCGCCCTCCTCCGCATCGCGGACTCCCTCGACCGCGAGCACCTCCAGCGCGTGCACAGCGTCGAGGCGCGGGTGCACGAACACCGGCTCGAACTGCGTCTCGAGCGCAGGGGACGCCTGCTCCTCGAGCAGTGGGCGCTGCGCAAGAAGGGGAAGCTCTTCGCCCGCATCTTCGGCCTCGAACCGTACGTCACGTTCGACCTCTCCTCCGACTGA
- a CDS encoding amidohydrolase family protein yields MSSITSAPAAFRRFRPARCAGVLLVGLAVPAPSAGQSETIAFTGASVIDPGTSGVLLNATVVVRDGVIVSVEEGGGAPAAARAIDLGGRFLVPGLIDAHVHIGTLEAARRALRSGVTTARSMGAGFFADVGLRELFRRGGLEGPEILAAGYHVRPRPAEGLFLDEPGLGDLLGRDVRGPEAMGRVARAMLDRGVDFVKVNATERAGLPETDPRKPFFTEAELSALVAEAEGGGVPVAAHAHGDRGGRAAVAAGVRSIEHGTYLRDETLRLMRERGTYLVPTIAVVSDLTVPGGDYDDPVLQVRGRHMLPRVRETAAAAHALGVPVVAATDTGYGSESVLRMSHELIEFVGIGMSEIEAIRAATTVAAELLGIGDRTGRVAPGFEADLLVLDRNPLDDIGQYQDVLFVMSDGTIALDRLDFRADAVGGRRVPDADWQ; encoded by the coding sequence ATGTCTTCCATCACTTCAGCGCCGGCCGCGTTCCGACGCTTCCGACCCGCTCGCTGCGCGGGCGTCCTGCTCGTCGGTCTGGCCGTCCCGGCGCCGTCGGCGGGCCAGAGCGAGACGATCGCCTTTACCGGCGCCTCGGTGATCGATCCGGGGACCTCCGGCGTCCTCTTGAACGCGACGGTCGTCGTGCGGGACGGGGTCATCGTCTCGGTGGAGGAAGGGGGCGGGGCACCCGCCGCGGCGCGGGCGATCGACCTCGGCGGCCGCTTCCTCGTGCCGGGCCTGATCGACGCGCACGTCCACATCGGGACGCTCGAGGCGGCCCGCCGGGCGCTGCGCTCCGGAGTCACGACGGCGCGCAGCATGGGGGCGGGATTCTTCGCCGATGTCGGCCTGCGGGAACTCTTCCGGCGCGGGGGCCTGGAGGGGCCGGAGATCCTCGCCGCGGGCTACCATGTGCGGCCCCGCCCGGCGGAGGGACTCTTCCTCGATGAGCCGGGGCTCGGCGATCTCCTCGGACGCGATGTGCGCGGCCCCGAGGCCATGGGACGCGTGGCGCGCGCGATGCTCGATCGCGGCGTGGATTTCGTCAAGGTCAACGCGACCGAACGCGCGGGCCTGCCGGAAACCGACCCCCGCAAGCCGTTCTTCACGGAGGCCGAGCTGTCGGCGCTCGTGGCCGAAGCGGAGGGGGGCGGCGTCCCGGTGGCCGCGCACGCGCACGGAGACCGCGGCGGCCGGGCCGCAGTCGCGGCGGGCGTGCGGAGCATCGAGCACGGGACGTACCTGCGCGACGAAACGCTCCGCCTCATGCGGGAGCGGGGCACCTACCTGGTGCCGACGATCGCCGTCGTATCGGATCTCACCGTCCCCGGCGGCGACTACGACGACCCGGTGCTCCAGGTCCGCGGACGACACATGCTGCCGCGGGTCCGGGAGACGGCGGCGGCCGCCCACGCGCTCGGCGTGCCGGTCGTCGCGGCCACCGACACGGGTTACGGGTCCGAGAGCGTCCTTCGGATGAGCCACGAACTCATCGAATTCGTCGGAATCGGAATGAGCGAGATCGAGGCGATCCGGGCCGCGACCACGGTCGCCGCGGAGTTGCTCGGAATCGGAGACCGGACGGGGCGGGTGGCCCCGGGTTTCGAGGCGGACCTCCTCGTCCTCGACCGGAACCCGCTCGACGACATCGGCCAGTACCAGGACGTCCTGTTCGTCATGAGCGACGGGACCATCGCCCTCGACCGGCTCGACTTCCGCGCCGATGCGGTCGGGGGCCGGCGCGTGCCGGACGCGGATTGGCAATGA
- a CDS encoding glycosyltransferase, producing MSEFGQLGYLALLAFLAPFGAHRLRLLWLRVRRPARAEAPAWPGRLPVVTVQLPVFNEANVVERLIDAACRLRYPADRLEIQLLDDSDDETVAIAARRVREWRARGIDIRHVRRGSREGFKAGALAHGVSLARGDFLLVLDADFVPPPELIRNLLPPFADPGVGAVQAAWDHLSPDASWLTRAQALFLDAHFAIEHEARYRAGLYFNFNGSGGMWRKACVQAAGGWQSDTLTEDVDLSYRAQLAGWRFVYRDDVRVPAELPASLRAVEIQQSRWTQGGIQSAKKLLPRIWRAPVPAAIKFEATAHLAGHVVHPLTLTMAAALAGAGWATATGFGLPTAVHVAAVLLATVPFVLFYGSAGWIRARGRLGRRIVEALLLGLGLGVPLTFAVARACLGTRTPFARTPKRGFHPVVAYRARLSGAPALLRLVLAAALAGAVVNTALAGSPAVLPFTALFAAGYALTTHESLRRPSLTPAA from the coding sequence ATGAGCGAGTTCGGACAACTGGGGTACCTGGCGCTCCTCGCCTTCCTCGCCCCCTTCGGGGCGCACCGGCTGCGTCTGCTGTGGCTGCGGGTGCGCCGGCCCGCCAGGGCGGAGGCACCCGCTTGGCCCGGCCGGCTCCCGGTCGTCACGGTACAGCTGCCGGTCTTCAACGAAGCGAACGTCGTCGAACGGCTCATCGACGCGGCCTGCCGCCTGCGCTATCCCGCAGACCGCCTCGAAATCCAGCTGCTCGACGACTCGGACGACGAGACGGTGGCGATCGCGGCGCGGCGGGTGCGCGAGTGGCGGGCGCGCGGGATCGACATCCGCCACGTGCGGCGGGGATCCCGCGAGGGGTTCAAGGCCGGCGCGCTCGCTCACGGCGTATCCCTCGCCCGCGGCGACTTCCTGCTCGTCCTGGACGCGGACTTCGTTCCGCCCCCGGAGCTGATTCGGAATCTGCTCCCTCCCTTCGCGGACCCCGGCGTGGGGGCCGTGCAGGCAGCCTGGGACCACCTGTCGCCCGACGCGAGCTGGCTGACGCGAGCTCAGGCGCTCTTCCTCGACGCGCACTTCGCGATCGAGCACGAAGCGCGATACCGGGCCGGCCTCTACTTCAACTTCAACGGTTCCGGCGGAATGTGGCGCAAGGCGTGCGTACAGGCGGCCGGAGGCTGGCAGAGCGACACCCTGACCGAGGACGTCGACCTCAGCTACCGCGCCCAGCTCGCGGGCTGGCGGTTCGTGTACCGGGACGACGTCCGGGTTCCCGCCGAGCTGCCCGCGAGTCTGCGCGCGGTGGAGATCCAGCAGAGCCGGTGGACGCAGGGCGGAATCCAGAGCGCGAAGAAGCTCCTGCCGCGGATCTGGCGCGCTCCCGTTCCGGCGGCGATCAAGTTCGAGGCGACCGCCCATCTCGCGGGACACGTCGTCCATCCGCTGACGCTCACGATGGCGGCGGCGCTTGCGGGGGCCGGGTGGGCGACGGCGACCGGCTTCGGTCTCCCCACCGCCGTTCACGTCGCCGCCGTGCTCCTCGCCACGGTCCCGTTCGTGCTCTTCTACGGCTCCGCCGGGTGGATCCGCGCGCGGGGACGGCTCGGACGCCGCATCGTCGAAGCCCTGCTCCTCGGGCTGGGGCTCGGCGTGCCCCTCACCTTCGCCGTGGCACGGGCCTGCCTGGGGACCCGGACCCCCTTCGCCCGCACGCCGAAACGCGGCTTCCACCCCGTCGTGGCGTATCGCGCCCGGCTCTCGGGCGCGCCGGCGCTTCTGCGCCTCGTGCTCGCCGCCGCGCTCGCCGGCGCCGTCGTGAACACGGCGCTCGCCGGATCACCCGCCGTCCTCCCCTTCACCGCGCTCTTCGCCGCGGGTTACGCGCTCACGACGCACGAGTCCCTGCGGAGACCTTCCCTGACGCCGGCCGCGTAA